One Actinomycetospora corticicola genomic window, GCGCCGCGGTCAGCGAGGCGGCGAAGTTCAAGCCCTGGGAGAACGACCGGCGGGCCGACTTCGTGCGCAACGAGGTCCGGCAGTCCGGCGGCGGCATCACGGGGGAGGCCCTGAGCCTGCTCATGGAGGCGGTCGGCGCCGACCTGCGTGAGCTCGCGGCCGCGGCGTCGCAGCTGGTCAGCGACTCGGGCGGGCAGGTCGATGCCGAGTCGGTGCGCCGCTTCCACCGGGGGCGCGCGGACGTGACGGGGTTCGCCGTGGCCGAGAAGGCCGTGTCGGGCGACCGGGCCGGAGCGCTCGAGGCGCTGCGCTACGCCCTGGACACCGGGGTGCCGCACGTCCTCGTCGCCGATGCGCTGGCCGATGCGGTGCGCACCATCGCGCGGGTGTCGGCGGCCGGGAGGGGCGACCCGGGGGCGCTGGCGAGCCGACTGCGGATGCCGCCGTTCAAGGTGAAGAAGGCGATGGGGCAGGCCCGCGGCTGGGACGCCCCCGGCCTCACGCGCGCGATGGCACTGGTCGCGGACGTGAACGCCGACGTCAAGGGCGTCGCCGCGGACGCGTCCTACGCCCTGGAGCGGGCCACCTCGGAGCTCGCGGAGCTGGCCGGGCAGTCGCGCCGCCGCTGAGGTCCGGCGCGAGAGTCACATGAGGCAGCTTCCGCGGCCGGCGCGGATGCCTGGTGTGCACCTCGGGATGGGGCGCACAGCAGGCCGCGCCCCGAGAGTCACGTGAGGCAGCTCCCGCGGCCCGCGGGCCTGCCTGATGTGAATCTCGCGGGCCCCGGAAACGACGAAGGGCGCCGTCCGGTCGGAACCGGAGGCGCCCGTCGTCGGGAAGGGACTAGGCCGGGGTCTTGCCGGCCTTCGCGTCGACCGTGAACGTGGTCGCACGGTGGGCCATGCGCGACTTCTTGTTCGCGGCCTGGTTCTTGTGGATCACGCCGCGGCTCACGGCCTTGTCGAGCAGGCGCGCGGCGTGGCGGCGACGCTCGTCGGCGGCGGTGGCGTCGCCGGACTCGACGGTCTCGCGGTAGCGACGGATGGCCGTCTTGATCTCGGACTTGACCGCCTTGTTGCGCTGGCGGGCTTCCTCGTTCTTCCGGTTACGCTTGACCTGCTGCTTGATGTTCGCCACGGGGCTTTCGAACCTCTTGATCGCTGGGGTGTCTTCGTGCGGGCGCGCAACAGGCGTCCAGCCCGCACGGCGCAGTAGGCCCCAGGTTACCAACGGGCCTCACCGACGATGACCGTCGGGGTGGCGTGGGACGATGGAGCAGACACCGCACCAGCAGGAAGGCGTGACCTCGTTGACCGAGACCACCACCCAGCAGTCGACCAAGACCCCTGGCCGACCGGGCACCGTGGGCTACGCCGACGAGACGTTCACGCCCCCGGACCGGATCCGCAACTTCTGCATCATCGCGCACATCGACCACGGGAAGTCGACGCTGGCCGACCGGATGCTGCAGCTCACCGGCGTCCTGGGCGACCGTGCCTACCGCGCGCAGTACCTCGACCGCATGGACATCGAGCGCGAGCGCGGCATCACCATCAAGGCGCAGAACGTGCGTCTGCCCTGGTACGCCGCGGGGCCCGACGGCGAGATGCGCGACCACGTCCTGCACCTCATCGACACCCCCGGGCACGTCGACTTCACCTATGAGGTGAGCCGCTCCCTCGCCGCGTGCGAGGGAGCGATCCTGCTGGTCGACGCCGCGCAGGGGATCGAGGCGCAGACGCTCGCGAACCTCTACCTCGCGCTCGACCACGACCTCGAGATCATCCCGGTCCTGAACAAGATCGACCTGCCGGCGGCCGAGCCGGACCGGTACGCGGCGGAGATCGCGCACCTCATCGGCTGCGAGCCCGACGACGTGCTGCGCATCAGCGCCAAGACCGGCGACGGCGTCGGCGCGGTGCTCGACGAGGCCGTGCGCCGCATCCCGGCCCCGGTCGGCGACCCCGACGCCCCGGCCCGCGCGATGATCTTCGACTCGGTCTACGACACCTACCGCGGCGTCGTCACCTACATCCGCGTCGTCGACGGCAAGATCACCCCGCGCGAGCGCATCCGCATGATGAGCACGAACGCGGTGCACGAGCTGCTCGAGGTCGGGATCATCTCGCCGGACCAGAAGCCCTGTCAGGGGCTCGGCGTCGGCGAGGTCGGCTACCTGATGACCGGCGTGAAGGACGTGCGCCAGTCCCGCGTCGGCGACACGGTCACGTGGGAGCGCCGCGGCGCCGCCGAGCCGCTCGGGGGCTACGCCGACCCGCAGCCGATGGTCTTCTCCGGGCTCTATCCGATCGACGGCAGCGACTACCCGCTGCTGCGCGACGCGCTGGACCGGCTGCGCCTCAACGACGCCGCGCTGTCCTACGAGCCGGAGACCTCCGCCGCACTGGGCTTCGGGTTCCGCTGCGGGTTCCTCGGGCTGCTGCACCTGGAGATCACGCGCGACCGGCTCGAGCGCGAGTACGGACTCGACCTCATCTCCACCGCGCCGAACACCGTCTACCGGCTCGAGCTCGACGACGGCAGCGAGGCCGAGGTGACCAACCCGGCCGACTGGCCCGACGGCAAGGTCCGCACGATCTACGAGCCGATCACCAAGGTCTCGGTGCTGGCCCCGAGCGAGTTCGTGGGCCCGATCATGGAGCTCTGCCAGTCGCGTCGCGGCCAGCTCGAGGGCATGGACTACCTGTCCGACAGTCGGGTCGAGCTGCGCTACACGATGCCGCTCGCCGAGATCATCTTCGACTTCTTCGACATCCTGAAGTCGCGGACCCGGGGCTACGCGTCGCTCAACTACGAGCCGGCGGGGGAGCAGGCGGCCGACCTGGTCAAGGTCGACATCCTGCTGCAGGGCGAGGCGGTCGACGCGTTCTCCGCGATCGTGCACAAGGACGCCGCCTACGCCTACGGGAACTCGATGGCCTCGAAGCTGCGCGAGCTCATCCCGCGCCAGCAGTTCGAGGTGCCGATCCAGGCCGCGATCGGCGCGAAGATCATCGCCCGCGAGACGATCCGCGCGATCCGCAAGGACGTGCTCTCCAAGTGCTACGGCGGCGACATCACGCGCAAGCGCAAGCTGCTGGAGAAGCAGAAGGAGGGCAAGAAGCGGATGAAGACGATCGGCCGGGTCGACGTCCCGCAGGAGGCCTTCGTGGCCGCGCTCTCCACCGACCAGAACGCCGTGGACAAGGCCAAGTCCGGCAAGAAGTGAGCCATCGCTCGGCGTCGGGAAGGCCCTTCCCGACGTCGGGTGGGGGCGCCTCGCGTACGATGGTCATGTAGGTGCCGAGCTGTCGGCCTGGGATGGATCGCGTGTGTGACGGGTCCGCGGACAGCTCTCACCGTCCGACGAACCCCTCCCTGAAAGAGATCTGTGACCCACGCTGCTGTCCTGTCCGACTCCGACCTCCCCCTCGACCCGTTCGTCGACTCCGACGACGCGTCGACCGACGAGCCCGCCAACGGCTTCGTCGCGCTCGGCCTCGACGACCGGGTGATCTCCACCCTCGTCGAGCAGGGCTTCCACACCCCGACGCCGATCCAGTCCGAGACGATCCCGCTGCTGCTCTCCGGCCGCGACGTCCTCGGCCTGGCGCAGACCGGCACCGGGAAGACCGCGGCCTTCGCGCTGCCGCTGCTCTCGCGCATCGACCCGAGCGTGCGCGCCCCGCAGGCCCTCATCCTGACGCCGACCCGTGAGCTCGCGATCCAGGTGGCCGAGGCCATCGAGTCGTTCGCGACGGCCCTGCCCCACGTCCACGTGGTCCAGCTCTACGGCGGCGCGCCCTACGGCCCGCAGCTCTCGTCGCTGCGCCGCGGCGCGCAGATCGTCGTGGGCACGCCCGGTCGCGTGGCCGACCACCTGGAGAAGAGCACCCTCAACCTCACCGACGTCGGGTACTTCGTGCTCGACGAGGCCGACGAGATGCTGCAGATGGGCTTCCTCGAGGAGGTCGAGAACATCTTCGGCCTGCTCCCGGCCGACCGTCAGGTGGCGCTCTTCTCCGCCACGATGCCGACGGCGATCCGCGAGGTCAGCCGCAAGCACCTGAACGCGCCCGCCGAGGTGTCGATCAAGGGCAAGACGACCACCGCGGCGAACACCCGCCAGCGCTACGTCGTGGTGCCCGAGCGCCAGAAGGCCGACGCCCTCGCCCGCATCCTGCAGGTCGAGGACTTCGACGCCGCCCTGGTGTTCGTGCGCACCCGGCAGAACACCACCGACGTCACCGAGGCGCTCAACCGCCGCGGGTTCTCGTCGGTCGCCATCTCGGGTGACCTGTCGCAGGTCCAGCGCGAGAAGACGATCGCCGACCTCCGCTCGGGGAAGATCGACGTCCTGGTCGCCACCGACGTCGCCGCCCGCGGCCTGGACGTCGAGCGCATCACCCTCGTCGTGAACCACGACCTGCCGACGGACCCCGAGTCCTACGTGCACCGCATCGGGCGCACCGGGCGTGCGGGCCGGTCCGGCGACGCGATCTCGTTCGTCACGCGCGGCCAGATCCGGCTGATGCGCGCGATCGAGAACACCACCCGCCAGAAGGCGGAGGAGATGTCGGTGCCCGGCACCGACGAGGTCAACGCCCGCCGCCGGTCGCGCTTCGCGACCCGGATCACCGCCGAGCTCGAGGGTCACGACGACGGGGGCGACTCCATCGACGTGTTCCGGCGCGTCATCGACGAGTACGTCGCCGAGCACGACGTCGACCCGCTGGCCCTTGCCGCCGCTCTCGCGAAGATGGCCCAGGGCGGCAAGCCGCTCCTGGTCGACGAGCTCCCGGTGGCCCCGGTACGCGGCGACAAGCGCGTGCGGGACGACAAGCCGGGTCGCGGCCAGGGTAAGCGCCCGACCACGGCCTCGTCCTGGAACGTCGGCTCCGGTACCGACACGTACCGGATCGAGGTCGGGCACAACCAGCGCGTGAAGCCCGGCGCGATCGTCGGCGCCATCGCCAACGAGGCGGGCCTCGACTCGGCGCACATCGGCCACATCGACATCCGCACCGACCACACGCTGGTCGAGCTGCCCGCCGACGTGCCCGAGCCCGTCGTCAAGCGCCTCCAGCGGGCGCGCGTGGCCGGTCGCCCGATGGGCCTGCGCCGTGCGTCCGACTCGGACCGGGCCGGTTCCGGCCCGCGCCCGGAGCGTCGCGGCCCGAGCCGTGACCGCCGGGAGCGCCCGACCCGCTAGTCCGACGTGACCGAGGGGTCCCTTCGCGCGAACAGATCGCGCGAAGGGGCCCTTCGATCGTTCCAGGCCGACCTGGCGATGGGCGCCCACGGCCCGCCTATTCGAGCGAGGGGACCCTTCGCTCGGGAGCGCGCCACATCCGGTGGCCGCAACCGGGTGCCGCGCCTACCGTCGGAGGGATGACGCGTTCGGTCGTGATCGTCGGTGGCGGACCACGCGGGACCGGGGTGCTGGAACGGCTCGTGGCCGGCGCCCCCGCGGCGGGGGTGGACGCGGACCACCCGCTCGACGTCCACCTCGTCGACCCCTACCCGGCCGGCGCCGGCCGGGTGTGGCGCACCCGGCAGTCCGAGCTGCTGTGGATGAACTCCATGGCCGCCGACGTCACGATGTGGACCGACGATTCGGTCACGTGCGCAGGGCCGATCGTCCCCGGCCCGAGCCTCATCGAGTGGGCTGAGGAGGTCCGCGACGCCCACTCCGAGCCGGAGGGCCGGGTCGGCGAGGAGGTCCGCTCGCTGACCGGGAGCACCTTCCCCACCCGCCAGCTGCAGAGCCACTACCTCGCCGACGTCCTGGCGCGCGTCCTCGACTCCGCCCCCGAGGGCGTCCACGTGCACGTGCACGAGCAGCGCGCCGTCGGGATCGAGGACGGCGACGTGCGCCGCGTCCGCCTCGAGGACGGCGAGGTGCTCACCGCCGACGCCGTCGTGCTCGCGTCCGGCCACCTCGACGCGTCCCCGACCGACGACGAGATCGCCCTTCTGCGTTGCTCGCGGCGTCTCGGTCTGCACTACTTCGCCCCGGAGCAGACCACCGACTCCGACCTCGATGCCATCCCGGCCGGGGAGACGGTCATCGCGCGGGGCATGGGCCTCGCGTTCATCGACCTCATGGTGCTGCTCTTCGAGGGCCGCGGCGGTCGGTTCGTCGAGGACCCGGACGGTCCCGACGACGGGTCGGGCCGGGGGCGGTTGACCTACGTCCCGAGCGGGCGGGAGGTGTCGCTGCACGTCGGCTCCGGCCGTGGCGTGCCGTACCACGCGAAGACCGAGTACGGCCTGCTCGGTCCGCGCCCGCCGCTGCCGCGCTTCTTCGGGCCCGACCAGATCGACGAGCTCGCCGCGCGACAGGGCGGCGTCAGCCTGCGCGCGGATGCCTGGCCGCTGATCGCGAAGGAGGCCGGCTGGGGCTGGTACCACGAGCTGTTCCACGGCCACCCCGACCGCGTCGCCGGGGACTGGGACACCTTCGCCGCCGCGTACGCCGACGTCGACTGGTACTCCGCGGAGCGGGAACGGCTCGTCGAGGCGTCCGTGCCCGACGAGGCGGACCGGCTGGACTTCGAGCACCTCGACCGGCCGCTCGACGGTCTGCGCACCGACGGCGACACGTTGCAGAAGTTCCTGCGCACCTACATCAGCGACGACCTGGCCCGGCACGTCGACCCGCGGCACACCGAGGAGCTGGGCGCGTTCGTCGCGATCCTGAGCGCCTACATGCAGTCGGTGGAGCTGACGAGCCGGGGCGCGCTCACGGCGAAGTCCCGCGCCCGGGACCTCGGCTGGTGGCAGAACCTGTTCTCGTCGCTCGCGAGCGGGCCGCCCGGACCGCGTCTGCGGCAGCTGCTCGCGCTGAACCGGGCCGGGTACGTGACGTTCCTGGGCTCGGGGCTGAGCGTGGAGATCGACGAGGAGAACGGCACCTTCGTCGCGACCGGCGCGGCGCTCGACGGCCCGCCGACCCGGGCCACGACCTTCGTCGACGCGCGCCTGGCCTCACCGAGCGTGCGCCGCACCTCCGACCCGATGCTGCGGTCGTTGATGCGGGCCGGGCTCGTCGACGAGGAGACGCTGAGCTGGAACGCGTGCACGCGCGGCGACGACTACTCGGGCGTCGTCGAGCACTCCACGGGGCTCCTCCCGGTGGACCCGGCCGACCACCGGGTGCTCACCGGGCCCGAGCAGGAGCCGCACCCGCGGCTCTTCGCGATCGGCCCGCACACCACCGTCCGGCTGCCGGGCGCCTTCACCCGGCCGAACACGAACAGTCTGAGCTTCCGTGCCAACGACGCGGTGGCTCAGGCGCTCCTCGCGATCACCGACGACGACTGACCGGACGACGTCGCCTCCCGGACCCGGGCGCGCTCGCGGAGGCGCTCCAGGGTCTGGGCGAGCAGCCGGGACACGTGCATCTGGGAGATCGACAGGCGCTCGGCGATCTCGGACTGCGTCTTCTCGTGCACGAAGCGCAGCACGAGGATGGTGCGCTCGCGCTCGGGCAGGGTGCCGACGAGGTCGCGCACGAGGGCCCGTGACTCGACGTGCGCCAGGTCCGGGTCGTCGTGTCCGAGCACGTCGGCCACGGTGGTGTCGGTGCCCTGCGTGAGCGTCGAGTCGAGCGAGTCCGGCCGGTAGGAGTGGTGCGCCGAGATGGCCTCGATGACCTCCTCGCGGTCGATCCCGAGGTGCTCGGCGAGCTCGGTGGCCGTGGGGGCGCGCCCGAGCTGCTGGCCGAGGGTGGTCGACGCGGTGCCGACCTGCAGGTAGCGGTCCTTCACGCCACGCGGCGTGCGGATCGCCCAGGCGGCGTCGCGGAAGTGGCGCCGGACCTCACCCATCATCGTGGGGACGGCGTAGGACAGGAAGTCGCGACCCTGCTCGGGGTCGAAGCGCCGCAGGGCGTGCAGCAGGCCGATCGCGGCGACCTGCTCGAGGTCGTCGACGGCCTCGCCCCGACGCGAGAAGCGGCGGGCGATGTTGCGGGCGACGGGCCGGAACGCGTCGGTGAGCTCGGCCGTCAGCTGGTCCCGGCGAGGGTGTCCCAGCGGGAGCGAGGCGAGTTCCTCGAGCTGCGGGGCGTACTGGTCATAAGCGCTGGTGCGTTCGGACACGGGCAGACCTCACAGACACGCAAGACACGCAAGGGATGCGGTCCGCCTGGCTGCGGTGTGAACCACGACGGGGGAGCAGGGGCCACCTGAAGAGGCAGGCCCGGAACCAGAACTGGTTGCTCAACCCTGGGACATCGGCATTCCCCGGAGACGGGGGGCTAAACATCCCGACGACGGGTCCCGCGGCGGGACCCGTCGTCGGGAAGGGGAACTAGCGGGTGAAGACGATCTTGCCGGCGGTCTCGCCGTCGGACATGGCGCGGAACCCGGTGGCGGCCTCGGTCATCGGCAGCTCCTGGCCGATCTCGGGGGTGATCCCCGTCGTGGCCACGAAGTCGAGGAGGTCGCGCAGCTCGTCGAGCGTGCCCATCGTGGAGCCGACCAGGTTCTTCTGCAGGAAGAACATCTGGGCGAGCTCGGCGGGCGGCTGGTTGCCCGACGTGGCGCCGGAGCAGACGATCGTGCCGCCGGGCACCAGGGAGCGCACCGAGTGCTTCCAGGTGGCCTCGCCGACGGTCTCGAAGACGGCCTGCACCTTGCCGGGCAGCTTGCCGTTGGACTCGAAGACCTGGTGGGCGCCGAGGCGCAGCGCGAGCTCGCGCTTCTCCTCGGTGCGGCCCGTGACCCAGACCTGCATGCCCGCGGCGCGCCCGAGGGCGATCAGGGCGGTGGAGACGCCGCCGGAGGCGCCCTGCACGAGCATCGTCTGCCCGCCGCGCAGGCCGGACTTGGTGAACAGCATGCGGTAGGCGGTCAGCCAGGCCGTGCCCATGACGGAGCCGGCGACGGCGGACATGCCCTCGGGGCGGGGGAGCGCGTTGCGCTTCGGGACGACGACGTAGTCGGCGAAGCTGCCCTGCGCCCACTCGGTGAGCATCTTGCGCTTCGGGTCGAGGGTCTCGTCGTCCTTCCAGTCCGGGTCGCCCATGAGCGAGTGCAGGACGACCGGCGTGCCGTCGTCGAGCGTGCCGGCGCCGTCGCAGCCCAGGATCATGGGGAACTGCTCGGGCTTGATGCCGACGCCCCGCAGCGTCCACAGGTCGTGCATGTTGAGGCTCGCGGCCTCGACCTTGACCCGCACCCAGCCCTCGGGGACCTCCGGGTCGGGACGCTCACCCACGACGAGGGAGGCGAGCGGATCGTCGGCGTTGGGCTCGGACGCGTAGACGGCGAACATGGGGCCGAACCTATCGGGGAGCGCCCCGATGTGCCCGGACGACGGGAGCGCGGCGGAGCCCGATCTCGGCGGCCCGGTACCGTGGCGGCGTGCTGCACGCCGTCGCGACCTGGTGGGACGGGGTCGAGCTGTGGCTCACCCAGCTCGACTTCACGCTGCAGGTGATCATCGTGATCGGCGTCCTCGGCCCGGCCTGCTGGGCGCTCGCCGCGCTCGTGGACACCCTCGTCGAGCGCACGGTCGCGTGGCGGCTCGCGGCCCTCGAGCGCCGCAGCGGCGCAACCGACTAGTGGACCGCCGCTACGCCCGGCTCTGGGTCACGGGCACCCTGGTCGCGCTGATCCTGCTGGTGATCGTGCTCGATGTGCTCCGCAGGTGAGCACTGATGGTCGCCATGGCGACCGTTAGTGCTCACGAGGGCGGAGCCCACCGGGGCGGACGCTTCTCCGCGAACGCCGCCATCCCCTCCTGCCCCTCCTCGGAGGCGAAGAAGTCGGCGGACAGCGCGAGCATGGTGTCGAACTCGGCGGCCATGTCCGGCGCCGGCGTCCGGCGCAGCATCTCCTTGGTCGCGGCGAGCGCCTGCGGGGCGCCCAGGGCGAGCATGTCGACGTAGCGGTCGACGGTAGCGTCGAGCTCGCCCGGATCGACGGCGGCGTTGAGCAGGCCGACGGCCGCGGCCCGGTCGGCGTCGAACACCTCGCCGGTCAGCATGAGCTCGTGGGCGGCCCGGGAGAGCAGCCGCGGCAGCACCGTCACCGAGATGACGGCGGGGACGACGCCGATGCGCACCTCGCTGAAGGCGAACGTCGAGCCCTTCGCGTCCGCACCCGCCCGTGCCGCGACGGCGATGTCGCAGGCCGCGACGAGGCCCACGCCGCCGGCGCGCGCCGGTCCGGCCAGGCGGGCCACCACCGGCTTCGGCGACTCCCACAGCAGCTGCAGGATGGCCGGGAACTCCTGCACCCCCTGGTCGCCGGATCCGGCCCCGCGGGACTCGCGGAGGTCCATCCCGGAGCAGAACACCGACCCGGTGTGGGTCAGCACCATCACCCGCACGGCCTCGTCGTCGAGGGCGGTCTGCAGGTGTCCGCGCAGCTCGCGGCGGAGCTGGGCGGAGAGGGCGTTGCGGTTCGACGGCGAGTCGAGGGTGATGGTCGCGCGGCCCGCGGCGACGTCGAGGTGCACGAGTTCATCCACGACGCACGACCGTAGTGGTGCTCCCTAGCGGACGACGCCCGCCCGCATGGCGAGGGCGACCATCTGGGCGCGGTCGCCCGTGCCGAGCTTGCGCCCGATGCGGGAGAGGTGGGACTTGACCGTGAGGGCGGACAGGCCGAGCTCCGTGCCGATCTCGGCGTTGGAGTGGCCGTCGGCGACCTGCTGGAGCACCTGCGCCTCCCGCTGGGAGAGCTCGCGTGGGGCGCCGTCCACGGCGGCGATGCGGGTGCCCGAGCCGGTGAGCGGCCCGGCCGCGGCGTCCGGTTCGACGACGCGGCAGACGCCCGAGGCCGAGGTCAGGTAGGCGAGCGCGCCGACGCCGAAGGCGGCCTGTGCGGCGACGTGGTCGTCCGGGCCGACCGCGACGGCACGCCAGCCGTCGGCCCGCAGCTCGGCGATGAGGGCGAGCGCGTCGCCCTCCGCGAGGCCCAGGTCGACGACGGCGAGCTCGCAGGGCGGTCCGGTCCGGGCCCGACGGCGGGCCTCGTCGGCCGACGACACCTCGTGGACGGTGCCGGCGCCGGCCTCCGCGAGGGAGCGGGTGAGCACCTCGCGACGGCGTTGGTCGCCGTCGACCACGAGCACCGACAGGCGCGCCTGGTCGTCGGCGGAGCGCTGCAGGGTCGGGGCGAAGAGGCCGCCGGGGGCGGGCCGCTCCGCGACGGGGGTGCGTGCGGCCGGGATCATCGCCCGACGGGTGTCACCCGAGGGAGCGGCAGCCTCCGGACGGACGAAGGACTGGTGGTCGATGAGCGGGAACACACCACTCCATCGGTCGACCCCCGATCAGGCTTGAGCGACCCGGTCGAGGTCGAGGTGGCCGTCCGGAGGTCGCCGTGTACGCGCCGTAGGTCCCGCTCGGCGATCCGGGGAGCCGATGGCCACTCGATGAGATCATCGACCACGACGGCGAGGATCGGCTGCCCCGGTCTGCCGGGCCCGTGCTGCACCACACGGAGCAGCAGCTCCTGTGACCCGGATCACGCTACAGCTCGATCGTCGGCACGGCCCGTCCCGACGGCGGGTGTGGCCGGTCTGGTGCGCCGGAGACAGCGGTGGCCCACCGCTGACATCGGATGTCAGCGGTGGGCCACGGCTGTCAGGTGCTGTGCCCTACGAGCCCGCCACCGGCGTCCGGGCGCCGCGGCCCGTCGCCTCCAGCACCACGTCGTGCCGGGTGCCGCCGACGCCGATCGTCAGCGTCTCCGCCCGCGGGGCGTGGCCGGGCGCGGAGCAGATCAGCAGCGCCGTCCCGGGGCGGGCGCGCAGGGTGAAGCCGCCCTCCGAGTCGGTGCGGGCGCGGCCGATCTGCCGGCCGCTCGCGTCGGTGGCGGTGAGGGTCGCGCCGACCGGGCGGCCGTCGGCCGTGGTGACGCGCCCGCTGAGGACGGCCCCCGACGACGTGCCGTTCCTGCCTCCGGACGGCGACGACGCGTCGGCGGCGCGAGGGGTGGCGGCCGCACCCGTCGTCGCGAACTCCGCGGTGTCGGCCGTGTCGTCGGCGTCGATCGCGGCGGGCGCCGCGTGCGAGACCGTGGGCGCGGGGAGGGCGGGGCCGGCCGGGTCGCCCTCGGCGGGCTCGACCCGGTCGGCGGCGTCGTCCTGCCCGTGCACGTACTTGCCGCCGCGGAAGAGCGAGGCGATCGCGCCGACCAGCGAGACCGCGATGGCGACCGCGAACACGACCACGAGGCCGTCGTGGAAGGCGCCGGTGACGAGGTTCGGGAAGAACTGCTTGCCGACCAGCGTCGCGGCGTTGCCGGGCGGCAGCGCGCCGAGCACCTGCGGGCCGAGGATCTCCGCCATCGGGTTGTAGCCGAGGAACGCGGCGAACAGGGTGCCGACCGGCGGCAGCGCCGCGACCTGCTGCGCCACCGGGAGCGGGACGTTCTGCGCGGTCAGCCCGCCCAGCAGCGCCGCGGGCATCGAGGAGGCGAGGCCCGCGATCAGCATCGAGAAGAAGATGCCGATGGAAAGCGCCATGCCGGAGTTCTGCAGCGTCGACATCATGCCGCTGCCGGCGCCGCGCTGGTCGGCGGGCAGCGAGTTCATGATCCCGGTCATGTTGGGGGAGATGAACAGGCCCGACCCGACGCCGTTGACGAACAGGATCGCCGCGAACCACCAGTAGTTGAAGTCCGTGGGCAGCAGGAGCAGCCCGACGAAGGTCAGGGCCACGATCACGAGGCCGCCGGTGGCGAAGAGCCGTGCGCCGAACCGGTCGGAGAGCACGCCGGAGATCGGCGCCGAGATCAGGAAGC contains:
- a CDS encoding enoyl-CoA hydratase-related protein: MDELVHLDVAAGRATITLDSPSNRNALSAQLRRELRGHLQTALDDEAVRVMVLTHTGSVFCSGMDLRESRGAGSGDQGVQEFPAILQLLWESPKPVVARLAGPARAGGVGLVAACDIAVAARAGADAKGSTFAFSEVRIGVVPAVISVTVLPRLLSRAAHELMLTGEVFDADRAAAVGLLNAAVDPGELDATVDRYVDMLALGAPQALAATKEMLRRTPAPDMAAEFDTMLALSADFFASEEGQEGMAAFAEKRPPRWAPPS
- a CDS encoding LuxR C-terminal-related transcriptional regulator, with product MPAARTPVAERPAPGGLFAPTLQRSADDQARLSVLVVDGDQRRREVLTRSLAEAGAGTVHEVSSADEARRRARTGPPCELAVVDLGLAEGDALALIAELRADGWRAVAVGPDDHVAAQAAFGVGALAYLTSASGVCRVVEPDAAAGPLTGSGTRIAAVDGAPRELSQREAQVLQQVADGHSNAEIGTELGLSALTVKSHLSRIGRKLGTGDRAQMVALAMRAGVVR
- a CDS encoding MFS transporter, whose protein sequence is MTSTALEPVPVSRAHPDHPGYKWLALSNTTLGVLMATMNSSIVLISLPAIFRGIGINPLEPGNISYLLWMIMGYMLVTAVLVVTLGRFGDMYGRAKIYNAGFAVFTVASIALALDPFSGGGGALWLILVRVVQGIGGAMLMANATAILTDAFPAERRGFAIGTNSVAAIGGSFIGLLVGGVLSEVDWRLVFWVSVPFGVLGTIWAYKTLRDPAGRREHKIDWWGNLTFGVGLILLLVGVIYAIQPYGGHAEGWTNPFVLTCLIGGVVVLAVFCFVETRVDQPMFHLELFRIRAFTSGLVATLMSALSRGGLQFMLIIWLQGIWLPLHGYDYEQTPLWSAIYMLPLTVGFLISAPISGVLSDRFGARLFATGGLVIVALTFVGLLLLPTDFNYWWFAAILFVNGVGSGLFISPNMTGIMNSLPADQRGAGSGMMSTLQNSGMALSIGIFFSMLIAGLASSMPAALLGGLTAQNVPLPVAQQVAALPPVGTLFAAFLGYNPMAEILGPQVLGALPPGNAATLVGKQFFPNLVTGAFHDGLVVVFAVAIAVSLVGAIASLFRGGKYVHGQDDAADRVEPAEGDPAGPALPAPTVSHAAPAAIDADDTADTAEFATTGAAATPRAADASSPSGGRNGTSSGAVLSGRVTTADGRPVGATLTATDASGRQIGRARTDSEGGFTLRARPGTALLICSAPGHAPRAETLTIGVGGTRHDVVLEATGRGARTPVAGS